The nucleotide sequence GCGGCCGACCTCGCCCGGGTGTGACGGCCACGGACCCGGCCGGCACGCTCCGCGTCGTCACTTACAACGTCCGCGGGCTGCGCGATGACGGCGCGGCCGTCGCCCGGGTGCTGCGTGACCTCGACCCCGACGTCGCGTTCGTCCAGGAGCTGCCGAAGGTCGTGCTGTGGCGCGGCCGGGCGGCGTCGTTCGCCCGCCGCGCCGACCTGCTGTACGCGGCCGGCGGCGGCACGACCGGCGGGACGGCGCTGTTCACGGCCGTCCGGGTGGACCTGCGCGAGGTGCAGGAGCACCGGCTGCGGCGCACGCCCGGGCTGAGCCGGCGCGGCCTGGTGCTGGCCCGGCTGGAGAAGGACGGCGTCGCGTTCGCGGCCGGCTCGCTGCACCTCGGCCTGGACGCGGGCGAGCGGGCCCGGCACCTGACCGACCTCACCGGCCTGGTCAACCGGCTGGGCCTGGCGACGACGGTGCTCGGCGGCGACCTCAACGAGGCGCCTTCGGCGTTGACGTGGACCCGGCTGGCCTCGCAGTACACCGACGCCGGCGCCGCCGACCCCACGCCGACGTTCCCGGTGGCCGACCCGCGGGAGCGCATCGACGGCATCTTCGTCCGCGGCGCCGACGTGACCTCCTACCGCGTCGTCGACACCCCGGACGCGTGCGTGGCCAGCGACCACTTCCCGGTCGTGGCGGAGCTGACCCTGCCGCGCTGACCGGGCAGGCCGCGGCGGTACGTTCTCACTCCGTGGCGCACCCGCCGGCCGTACTCCTGGCGCCCGCGATACCGGACTCCACCGCCGACCAGAGTGTGCTCGCGGAGGAGAAGAGTTCCAGGGTCAGACCTCCTCGTCGAATTCCGGGCCGAAATGATCCTCGATTCCGTTGAGCAGGGTCACGAGCCCCAGCGAGGGGAATGGGATCGGGTTCCATCGGGAACGGCAAATCATTTCGCAGCAGCTGGTCGAAGACGGGGTCCCAGGGTTTATCGGACATCACTTGTCGTCGGGACTGAGCAGGACGATGTACGAGCCAGGATTGGCCTGACACACGTTCGGCATTCGTCGGCGGCTGCTTTGCTCTTGGGCGACAGACGCCGACACCACACACCCTTCCCAGCCCTATCCCGCTTAGGTGTCGCGTCGCTGCAGGAGGGTAGTTCCGAGTGTCACCGCGGCTGTGGCCCACAGCGCCAGGACACCTAGCCCGGCCCACGGGCCGATCGGCAGCCGGTCTAGTCCGGTGGTGGCTTGGATGGCCAGTCCTGCCGGCATCGGTCCGATGCGGGCGAGCTGTTGCTGAAGCCAGGGATCGGTGACGACGTGGCTGAGCAGAGGGAAAAGATAGAGCAGGGCCAGGACTGTGCCCGAGGCGACCGCGCCGTCCCGGACGGCGAACCCGACGCCGAGTGCGAGTTCAGCAATGAGGACCAGGTACAGCACGGTGCCGAGCCCGGCCCGCAGGGTGGCCGCATCGGTCAGGGCGGGAGTCCCTGGTAGCAGCAGGTGGCCGGCCAGGAGCGAGCCCAGGACGCCGGCGATGCTTGCGACTGCGGTCACGGCGCCCAAGACCAGGGCTTTTGCAGCCAGCGCCGTCGTCCGCCTCGGCACCGCCGCCAGCGTCAACTGGATCATCCCGGTGCTGTACTCACCGCTGGTCGACAGCACGACCAGCACGGCGACAATGGCTTGGCCCACCATCACTCCGCTCAGCGCGAGCCGGGCTGGGTCCCCGCCGTCCATATCGCGGACGCTGCCGGTGGTGGCTGCCCCTACCGACACGGTGACGGCAACCAGCCCGAGGAGTAGCCACCACGTTCCGGCATCAGTTCGCAGCTTCGTCCACTCCGCCCTGCACGCACGGCGCAGTGCCGCCGCCTTGATTGCTGCGCTGTTCATGCGTTCCTCCGGCGAAGCATCCACCACGCCAACCCGGTGAGCGCCAGCGTCCATGCGCCGAGCACCGCAAGGCCAGCCCAGGGTGGCAGCGGAAAGTAGCCGGTTGCCGGTGTGTAGACAGAGAGCACGTGGGCATAGCGCGACAGCGTCTGTTGGATCGCGAAGCCCGCCGCGGGGGTCAGGCGGAGCAGCCACTGCGCAGCATCGGTCGGGAGCATCCCGCCCATCGCCAGCACATAGGGCACCACGACCAGCGTGGCGACGGCAGCGATCGCTGCGGCACTGCGCCGCAGCACAACACCCAGAGACAGTGCGAGCAGTGTCGTTGCGGCCAGCAACAAGCCTGTGCCCAGTACGGCGCGCACCTGTTCTGTTGGCGGTACCGTCAGCACGGCGAAGTGGGCCGCGCTGGCTCGTGCTTGACCCAGAGCGAGACTCGCCGCCGCTGCTCCCACGCCGACCACGAATGCCACTCCAGTCACGACGATCGCCTTGGCGGCCACCACCCGTCCACGTCTCGGTGTTGCGGTCAGGGTGAGGGTCAGCAGCCCGCGCCGGTATTCGCCGGCGCCGAACTGCACTGCCACGACGCTGAGGACAAGCAGACAGACGAAGGTACCGATCAGGAAGGTCTCGACGGTGAACGCGGGCCCCAGCGCGGGGCCACCGACGACGGGTGCGATGTCGCCCGCACCGGTGATGGTGAAACCGTCGTCGTTCGCGCGGTAGCTCCCCGACGCGGTTGGGACGTAGCTGCCTGACGTGCCTGCGTCATTGCCGACCTGGGTGTAGGACCAGCCGTCGTTGTTCCACGCTCCGGTGAGTGTGGGTTGGCCGAAGGTTGCCGAGGCGGTCGCTGGTGCGCTGCTGGCATTGGCGGTATCTACGGTGGCGGGCGCGGTGACGAACAGGCCGACCTGGAGCGTGGTGCCTGCAATCTCGGCGGTGCCGATCTCGGTCCAGTGGACGCCGTCTGTCGAGTCGTATCCCGTGACGGTCGTACCCGTCCGGACCAGCCGTAGCCATTGCGGTGTCGCCGGGGATGGTGTGCCCGTCACGTCTCCGGCGCGATCGTGGACGAAGTCGTGCTGCATCCGGACCCCGTGTGCCGCCGTCGCCATTACTGCGGCGTACGACGATCCTTGCGTCAGGCTCGTCTTGAGAATGATCCCGGCCTTGGACCAGGGGGTGAGGCCCGACACGGTGTCGCTGGGCCCGGCGTCCGGGTCGGCGAGAATACCGGTCAGACTGGTGACGGGCACGGTCAACGAGCCATCCCCGGTGACCGTGGTGTGAAGGAACGAGAAGCTGTCGTTGACGGCCTCACCGCCCGGGCCGGCCGGCAGTGCAGCATCGGCGCCGGCACCTTGGTTCGAGGAGGCCGTGCCCACCAGCAGGAACAGCACCGAGGCCAGTGCAGCCCCGACAGCGCCGAGCACCCAACCACGCACGGTGCGGAACTTGGTCCACTCGGCGTGCAAAGTCCTCATGACTCGGCCTCCGCTGCGGTGTCGGTCGGTGCGGTCCCGCGGTACTGCACGGTGTCTTGGGTGAGTCCGAGGTAGGCCTGCTCCAAGGTGACTCGCTGGGTTCCCAGCTCGGTGAAGGCGACGCTCGCTGCGTTGAGCGTGGCGACGATCTCCGGCCCGGCCATCCCGCTGACGGTCAACGTGTCCGGTCCGGCAGGCTGCACCGTTGCCCCCGCTCTCCCGAGTGCATCCGCCGCCGCCTGCGGTGCCGCTGTCCGCAACGTCACGCGCCCGGCCGCCACTCCAGCCAGGAGTTCGTGCACGCTGGCGTCGACGAGCACCCGGCCACGACCAATCACAATCACGTGGTCCGCGGCGCCCTCCAGCTCGCTCATCAGGTGGCTGGAGACCAGCACGGTGCGCCCCTGATCGGCCAGACTCCTCAGCAGACCCCGAATCCACTGGATGCCTTCAGGGTCCAGACCGTTGAACGGCTCATCCAGCATCAGCGCTCTCGGATCGCCTAGGAGCGCCGCCGCGATCCCGAGGCGTTGCCGCATGCCGAGTGAGAAGTCGCCCGCGCGACGTCGCGCGGCGCTGGTCAGGCCGACCGCGGCGAGAACCTCATCGACGCGCTTGGCCTGCAATCCCTGTGTGTGGGCGATCCATAGCAAGTGGTCGTGTGCGGTTCGGCTCGGCTGGAGCGCTCCGGCATCTAGGAGTGAGCCGAGCACCCGTAGCGGCTCCGCCAGGCTGCGATATGGACGCCCGCCGACCAGCGCACGGCCGGCATCGGGCGCGACCAATCCCAGCACCACCCGCATGGTCGTCGACTTGCCCGCGCCGTTGGGCCCGATAAAGCCGGTCACCCGGCCCGGTTGCACCGTGAAATTCATCGCGTCCAATGCCTGATTCGTGCCGTAGCGCCTGCTCAGGCCGTCGACCTCGATCCCTACGTCGTCTCGCATGACTACCTCCGCTTCGTGCCTGCTCCTGGCACCACGCTGCGCGATGCGAGATGACATGGGCGGAACGCTCTTCGTCACGCGGCTGTTAAGTCGGTCCGCCTAGCCTGATCGGTGAGCGGTCGCGGGCCCGTCGGACGAGAGGAGCACCCCATGGTGGACGAAGAGGCATCGGTACGGGCGCCGCGCCGTCGCAGCGTGCGCTGGCGCTTCACCGGCATGTACGCAGCACTCTTCCTCGTCTCGGGCGCCGCGATGCTGGTCGTCGTCACGCTCTTCGCGGGCGGCACACTGGACGTGGAGACAGGACCGGGTCAGCCCATTTCCGCCATGTCGGAGGCCGCGGAGGCGAGGATCGCCAGTCTCGAACACCGGCTTGCACAGGCGCAGGCGCAGCAGACCCACCAACTGCTGCTCGGCTCGGCGGTCGGGCTTGTGGTGATGGGTCTGCTCTCGCTCCTTTTCGGCTGGTACGCCGCAGGGCGGGTACTGCGCCCACTGCGTGCGATGACCTCCGCCACCCGTCACATCTCCGCCAACAGCTTGCATGAGCGCCTGGCACTCACCGGCCCGCACGACGAGCTGCGCGACCTCGGCGACACGATCGATGAGCTGCTCGCCCGACTGGAGGGTTCCTTCGCCGCAGAGCGCCGCTTCGTCGCCGACGCCTCACACGAGCTGCGCACGCCGCTGGCGACGATGCGCGCCGCCGTCGACGTGACTCTCGCTAAACCCAGCCCGCCGTCGGAGCAGACCCGCACGCTCGCCGAGCGCATCAGCACCGAGCTCGACGATGTGGAGCAACTTCTAGACGGCCTCATGACGTTGGCCCGAGCCCAGCACGACCTGCCTGAGCCGGAATCGGTCCCTGTCGATGAACTGGTCGCTGACGCACTGACGGCGCGTAGGCTCCCCATCGAGCAGGTGTTGGACGCCGCGCCCCGCGCCGCGGTGCATGGCAGTCGGATACTGCTGCAACGACTCGTGGAAAACCTTGTGGCAAATGCCGTGGTTCACAACCAACCCGGCGGTTGGGTTCACGTGACCATCCGACCCGCCGGCTCCGCAGTCGAACTCGTCGTGGAGAACGACGGGGACGTACTGACACAGGACGAGGTGTCCAAGCTCACCCGCCCATTTCAACGTGTCGGCACGGAACGGACCAGCTCGCCAGGTTCGGGACTCGGGCTCGCGATCGTTGCGGCCGTCGCGGAGGCCCACGGCGGCCGACTCGAGCTGCGCCCACGCAGGCAGGGTGGTCTGTGCGTCACGGTCACCCTGCCGCGGGCGGTCGAGGAGGCGCTGGTCCGATGAGAGTCCTGGTGGTGGAAGATGCCAAGGCGCTGGCGGACCTCCTCGCAGAGGGCCTGCGCGACCAAGGCATGGCCGTAGACATCGCCTACACAGGCCTGGATGGTGCAGCCAGGCTCGACATCAACTGCTACGAGATTGTGGTCCTGGACCGCGACCTGCCTGGCCTGCATGGCGACACCCTGTGCCAGATGATCACCGAACGTGACGAGCGCCCGATGGTGCTGATGCTGACCGCCGCCGATTCTCCCGCCGACCGCGTTGGCGGGCTGGGCCACGGCGCGGACGACTACCTCGTCAAGCCGTTCCACTTTCCCGAACTCGTACTCCGCCTGCGAGCATTGGCACGGCGACGCCCGTACGCGAAAGCCCGAGTCCTACGAGCGGCTGGCATCGAGCTCGATCCTGTACAGCGCATCGCTTCCCGCGATGGGAGCCGACTCGACCTATCCGTCAAGGAGTTCGAGGTCCTGACGGCATTGCTCCGGGCCAGCCCAGGATTCCTAAGCGCCGAGAGCTTGCTTGAGCAGATCTGGGACGAGCACGCTGACCCGTTCACCAATACGGTCGCCGTGACCATCGGCCGCCTGCGTCGTAAGCTCGGCAGTCCACCGATTGTCAGCACCATGCCGACGGTCGGCTACCGGATCGCACCAGCGGAAGATGGAAGTGATGAGCCGTAGCGACCGCGTGCCTGCTGGTGCCTAGGGCATCGCTGATTTTCTCGGTCGATCGGGCGGCGTGCCTTTCGGTGACCGTGCGGGTGGTCGGGGAAATTGGGTATGTGTTCTGAGCAGCCGTCGTTCACTGATGTCGAGTACTCGGACAGGCGGCGGGTGTCGCGCCGTGAGCAGTTCTTGGAGACGATGGATGCCACGATCCCGTGGTCACGGTGGGTCGCGTTGATCGAGCCGTTCTACTACTCGGGCAAGAAGGGCCGTCGGCCCAAGCCGATCGAGACGATGCTGCGGATGTATCTGCTGCAGGTGTGGTTCTCGCTCTCAGATGAAGGCGTCGAGGACGCGATCTACGATTCGTATGCGATGCGGACGTTCATGGGTTTGGACTTCGCCTTTGAGCAGGTTCCTATGCGACGACGCTGCTTCACTTTCGGCATCTACTGGAGACCACGAACTGGGGGAAGCGCTGTTCGCATCGCAAAACGAGATCTTCGAGGAGAAGGGTTGGATCATGCGTGGCGGGTCGATCGTGGATGCCACGATCATCGCCGCACCGTCCTCGACGAAGAACGCCTCCGGGGCACGGGACCCCGAGATGTGTCAGACGAAGAAGGGGAATCAGTGGTACTTCGGGATGAAGGCCCACATCGGGGTCGATGCGGGCACCGGATACGTCCACGCGGTGACCGCGACCGGTGCGAATGTGCATGACCTTGATGAGATCGCGAACCTGATTCGTGCCGATGACGAGGTCGTCTACGCCGACGCCGGCTATCAGGGCGTGACCAAACGTCCCGACATCAGCGGTCACGAGCACTTCTCGACCGTCGAGTTCCGGGTCGCGGCCCGCAACGGCAAACTCGCGAAGATGGCTGGCCCGGACCGTCAGGCCGAGTCTCGCAAAGCGTCAGTCCGGGCTAAGGTCGAGCATCCGTTCCTGATCGTCAAACGTGACTTTGGGTTCGCCAAGGCCCGCTACCGCGGCATCGCGAAGAACCTGAACCACCTTCGCTTCAGCGAACTGGCTGATGCGTGCCCGCGCCGTCGCCCTCACCGGGTGACGGCAGGCGGCAGCCTGCCCAAACCGTCGGGAAGGGCCCAGAACCGGGCCTGGAGAGCGGAGCAGGACCCCTCCGAGGTGCGGAAGGCCGTCGAGACCGACCCGTGGCAACTCATCCCGGGGAAGGCCCATTGATCAGCGCTTCCCTAGATGACGGCGCCGTCGTCGGGGTCGTTGGGGTGGTGGCCGCGCATGCGGGCGACCAGGGTGACGAAGCCGGTGATGAACGCGACCACGGCGAGGAAGACGATCTCGTCGGATGGGCGCCAGGACATGATCGCGACGATGATCAGCGCGATCGGCGGGGTGATGACGGCCGCCCAGGCCAGCCGCTGGACGCGGTCGCCGCGCGGGATCGGGGCCGGCGGCGGCGGGACGAAGTGGTTGGCCGCCTCCTCGGCGGCGGCGTCGTCGATACCCGGCGGGATGGCGGGCGCCGCGTCGGTCGCGTCGGACCCGGTGCCCGCGCCGCGCGGCGTCAGCGGGCCGAGCGTCACGGAGGCGTCGCGGAAGTCCTCAGGGCGCGGCTCGTCGAGCGGGTCGTCGGGCCCGATCTCCTCGGCCGCGGGCCACGGCTGGTCACCGTCGGAGGGTGCGGCGTGGAACGAGTCGATCAGCT is from Jiangella alkaliphila and encodes:
- a CDS encoding sensor histidine kinase; translated protein: MVDEEASVRAPRRRSVRWRFTGMYAALFLVSGAAMLVVVTLFAGGTLDVETGPGQPISAMSEAAEARIASLEHRLAQAQAQQTHQLLLGSAVGLVVMGLLSLLFGWYAAGRVLRPLRAMTSATRHISANSLHERLALTGPHDELRDLGDTIDELLARLEGSFAAERRFVADASHELRTPLATMRAAVDVTLAKPSPPSEQTRTLAERISTELDDVEQLLDGLMTLARAQHDLPEPESVPVDELVADALTARRLPIEQVLDAAPRAAVHGSRILLQRLVENLVANAVVHNQPGGWVHVTIRPAGSAVELVVENDGDVLTQDEVSKLTRPFQRVGTERTSSPGSGLGLAIVAAVAEAHGGRLELRPRRQGGLCVTVTLPRAVEEALVR
- a CDS encoding IS5 family transposase yields the protein MSRFLCDDAASLSASTGDHELGEALFASQNEIFEEKGWIMRGGSIVDATIIAAPSSTKNASGARDPEMCQTKKGNQWYFGMKAHIGVDAGTGYVHAVTATGANVHDLDEIANLIRADDEVVYADAGYQGVTKRPDISGHEHFSTVEFRVAARNGKLAKMAGPDRQAESRKASVRAKVEHPFLIVKRDFGFAKARYRGIAKNLNHLRFSELADACPRRRPHRVTAGGSLPKPSGRAQNRAWRAEQDPSEVRKAVETDPWQLIPGKAH
- a CDS encoding endonuclease/exonuclease/phosphatase family protein; protein product: MTATDPAGTLRVVTYNVRGLRDDGAAVARVLRDLDPDVAFVQELPKVVLWRGRAASFARRADLLYAAGGGTTGGTALFTAVRVDLREVQEHRLRRTPGLSRRGLVLARLEKDGVAFAAGSLHLGLDAGERARHLTDLTGLVNRLGLATTVLGGDLNEAPSALTWTRLASQYTDAGAADPTPTFPVADPRERIDGIFVRGADVTSYRVVDTPDACVASDHFPVVAELTLPR
- a CDS encoding DUF1349 domain-containing protein; translated protein: MRTLHAEWTKFRTVRGWVLGAVGAALASVLFLLVGTASSNQGAGADAALPAGPGGEAVNDSFSFLHTTVTGDGSLTVPVTSLTGILADPDAGPSDTVSGLTPWSKAGIILKTSLTQGSSYAAVMATAAHGVRMQHDFVHDRAGDVTGTPSPATPQWLRLVRTGTTVTGYDSTDGVHWTEIGTAEIAGTTLQVGLFVTAPATVDTANASSAPATASATFGQPTLTGAWNNDGWSYTQVGNDAGTSGSYVPTASGSYRANDDGFTITGAGDIAPVVGGPALGPAFTVETFLIGTFVCLLVLSVVAVQFGAGEYRRGLLTLTLTATPRRGRVVAAKAIVVTGVAFVVGVGAAAASLALGQARASAAHFAVLTVPPTEQVRAVLGTGLLLAATTLLALSLGVVLRRSAAAIAAVATLVVVPYVLAMGGMLPTDAAQWLLRLTPAAGFAIQQTLSRYAHVLSVYTPATGYFPLPPWAGLAVLGAWTLALTGLAWWMLRRRNA
- a CDS encoding ABC transporter ATP-binding protein codes for the protein MRDDVGIEVDGLSRRYGTNQALDAMNFTVQPGRVTGFIGPNGAGKSTTMRVVLGLVAPDAGRALVGGRPYRSLAEPLRVLGSLLDAGALQPSRTAHDHLLWIAHTQGLQAKRVDEVLAAVGLTSAARRRAGDFSLGMRQRLGIAAALLGDPRALMLDEPFNGLDPEGIQWIRGLLRSLADQGRTVLVSSHLMSELEGAADHVIVIGRGRVLVDASVHELLAGVAAGRVTLRTAAPQAAADALGRAGATVQPAGPDTLTVSGMAGPEIVATLNAASVAFTELGTQRVTLEQAYLGLTQDTVQYRGTAPTDTAAEAES
- a CDS encoding response regulator transcription factor is translated as MRVLVVEDAKALADLLAEGLRDQGMAVDIAYTGLDGAARLDINCYEIVVLDRDLPGLHGDTLCQMITERDERPMVLMLTAADSPADRVGGLGHGADDYLVKPFHFPELVLRLRALARRRPYAKARVLRAAGIELDPVQRIASRDGSRLDLSVKEFEVLTALLRASPGFLSAESLLEQIWDEHADPFTNTVAVTIGRLRRKLGSPPIVSTMPTVGYRIAPAEDGSDEP